From Vitis vinifera cultivar Pinot Noir 40024 chromosome 5, ASM3070453v1, the proteins below share one genomic window:
- the LOC100254425 gene encoding small ribosomal subunit protein uS13z/uS13y/uS13x: MSLVANEEFQHILRVLNTNVDGKQKIMFALTSIKGIGRRFANIVCKKADVDMNKRAGELSAAELENLMVIVANPRQFKIPDWFLNRKKDYKDGRYSQVVSNALDMKLRDDLERLKKIRNHRGLRHYWGLRVRGQHTKTTGRRGKTVGVSKKR, from the exons ATG TCTCTTGTTGCAAACGAGGAATTTCAGCACATTCTTCGTGTGCTCAACACCAACGTCGATGGGAAGCAGAAGATCATGTTTGCCCTCACTTCCATCAAGGGTATTGGTCGCCGTTTCGCCAATATCGTCTGCAAGAAAGCCGATGTCGACATGAACAAaag AGCTGGTGAACTATCTGCTGCTGAGCTCGAGAACCTGATGGTGATTGTGGCGAATCCTCGTCAGTTTAAGATCCCTGACTGGTTTCTGAACAGGAAGAAAGATTACAAAGATGGTAGATATTCTCAGGTTGTTTCTAATGCATTGGACATGAAGCTCAGGGATGATCTTGAGCGTTTGAAGAAGATCAG GAACCACCGTGGTCTTCGACACTACTGGGGTCTACGTGTACGCGGACAACACACCAAGACAACTGGCCGCAGAGGGAAAACTGTTGGTGTCTCAAAAAAGCGTTAA
- the LOC100259756 gene encoding photosystem II D1 precursor processing protein PSB27-H2, chloroplastic isoform X1 has translation MAVFLAMKICSPMIPKPIEKNSYIHEYKLKSRCHIVLPSQESPSSRRHVLVGSGASLVAILTFNGGFLPLPVWAEDESNGQEDDEKGVVGAIKSLFDPNEKIKSGKVLPKAYLNSAREVVKTLRESLKEDPKDIAKFRRTADAAKESIREYLSSWRGKQTVVSEYKGSLQLSSTAYHTRTEHFAERLGNEESYAMLEKAIRSLASFYSKAGPSAALPEEVKSEILDDLNTAEEFL, from the exons ATGGCTGTCTTTCTTGCAATGAAGATATGCTCCCCAATGATTCCTAAACCAATTGAGAAAAACTCATATATTCATGAAT ATAAACTGAAATCCAGGTGTCACATTGTGCTACCTTCACAAGAATCTCCATCCAGTCGGCGCCATGTTTTAGTAGGTAGTGGTGCTTCACTGGTGGCCATTCTAACTTTCAATGGTGGCTTTTTGCCATTGCCAGTATGGGCTGAAGATGAGTCAAATGGCCAAGAAGATGATGAAAAAGGTGTTGTTGGGGCCATTAAATCATTGTTTGATCctaatgagaaaataaaatcaggAAAAGTGTTGCCAAAGGCTTACTTGAATTCAGCAAGGGAGGTTGTGAAGACACTACGAGAGTCATTAAAGGAAGACCCTAAGGATATTGCTAAATTTAGACGAACTGCAGACGCAGCAAAGGAGTCAATCCGAGAGTATTTGAGCAGTTGGAGAGGGAAGCAGACAGTAGTCAGTGAG tATAAAGGCTCTCTCCAGTTATCATCAACTGCTTATCATACAAGAACAGAACACTTTGCTGAAAGATTAGGAAATGAG GAATCGTATGCTATGCTAGAGAAAGCAATCAGGTCTTTAGCCAGCTTCTACTCAAAGGCAGGCCCATCTGCTGCACTCCCAGAAGAGGTCAAGTCTGAAATATTGGATGATTTAAACACAGCTGAAGAATTTTTGTAG
- the LOC100259756 gene encoding photosystem II D1 precursor processing protein PSB27-H2, chloroplastic isoform X3, with the protein MCHIVLPSQESPSSRRHVLVGSGASLVAILTFNGGFLPLPVWAEDESNGQEDDEKGVVGAIKSLFDPNEKIKSGKVLPKAYLNSAREVVKTLRESLKEDPKDIAKFRRTADAAKESIREYLSSWRGKQTVVSEYKGSLQLSSTAYHTRTEHFAERLGNEESYAMLEKAIRSLASFYSKAGPSAALPEEVKSEILDDLNTAEEFL; encoded by the exons AT GTGTCACATTGTGCTACCTTCACAAGAATCTCCATCCAGTCGGCGCCATGTTTTAGTAGGTAGTGGTGCTTCACTGGTGGCCATTCTAACTTTCAATGGTGGCTTTTTGCCATTGCCAGTATGGGCTGAAGATGAGTCAAATGGCCAAGAAGATGATGAAAAAGGTGTTGTTGGGGCCATTAAATCATTGTTTGATCctaatgagaaaataaaatcaggAAAAGTGTTGCCAAAGGCTTACTTGAATTCAGCAAGGGAGGTTGTGAAGACACTACGAGAGTCATTAAAGGAAGACCCTAAGGATATTGCTAAATTTAGACGAACTGCAGACGCAGCAAAGGAGTCAATCCGAGAGTATTTGAGCAGTTGGAGAGGGAAGCAGACAGTAGTCAGTGAG tATAAAGGCTCTCTCCAGTTATCATCAACTGCTTATCATACAAGAACAGAACACTTTGCTGAAAGATTAGGAAATGAG GAATCGTATGCTATGCTAGAGAAAGCAATCAGGTCTTTAGCCAGCTTCTACTCAAAGGCAGGCCCATCTGCTGCACTCCCAGAAGAGGTCAAGTCTGAAATATTGGATGATTTAAACACAGCTGAAGAATTTTTGTAG
- the LOC100264953 gene encoding imidazoleglycerol-phosphate dehydratase 1, chloroplastic isoform X1, with protein MELSAPSALLSYCSSSQGLQPLKVRDRVSYRTLAATRLKETSLLSRLKETNFLSTPPLMDPLRVVSCASSVDENGSPIMSSSIRTGRIGEVKRVTKETNVMVSMNLDGSGVAQNDTGIPFLDHMLDQLATHGLFDVCVKATGDTHIDDHHTNEDVALALGTSLLRAIGSKEGIYRFGDFSAPLDEALIHVSLDLSGRPHLSYDLHIPTERVGTYDTQLVEHFFQSLVNTSGMTLHIRQLAGKNSHHIIEATFKAFAKALRQAVEYDPRRHGTVPSSKGVLTRS; from the exons ATGGAGCTTTCTGCGCCCTCAGCCCTTCTGAGCTACTGTTCTTCGTCACAGGGCCTACAACCACTGAAAGTTAGGGACAGGGTTTCATACCGAACTCTCGCTGCCACACGCTTGAAAGAGACCAGTCTTCTCTCACGCTTGAAAGAGACCAATTTTCTCTCTACACCTCCTCTAATGGATCCCCTGAGGGTAGTCTCTTGCGCGTCATCGGTCGATGAGAATGGCTCTCCGATAATGTCTTCCTCCATCCGCACAG GTCGAATTGGAGAGGTGAAAAGGGTTACTAAAGAAACCAATGTAATGGTCTCAATGAACTTGGATGGTTCAGGCGTTGCTCAAAATGATACTGGAATCCCCTTTCTCGATCATATGTTAGAT cAACTTGCCACGCATGGGCTGTTTGACGTTTGTGTGAAAGCGACCGGTGACACACACATTGATGATCATCATACAAATGAAGATGTTGCACTTGCGCTCGGAACG AGTTTGCTGCGTGCAATTGGTTCAAAGGAAGGCATTTATCGGTTTGGTGACTTTTCAGCTCCTTTAGATGAAGCACTAATTCACGTTTCGCTG GATTTATCTGGACGTCCACATTTAAGCTATGATTTACATATCCCCACTGAGAGAGTTGGAACATATGACACTCAG ttGGTGGAGCACTTTTTCCAGTCTTTGGTGAATACTTCAGGCATGACACTTCACATTCGACAG CTTGCTGGAAAAAATTCTCATCATATTATTGAGGCAACTTTCAAGGCTTTCGCTAAAGCTCTTCGACAAGCTGTGGAATATGACCCACGCCGTCATGGCACTGtgccaag CTCAAAAGGGGTTCTTACGCGTTCTTGA
- the LOC100259756 gene encoding photosystem II D1 precursor processing protein PSB27-H2, chloroplastic isoform X2, giving the protein MAVFLAMKICSPMIPKPIEKNSYIHEYKLKSRCHIVLPSQESPSSRRHVLVGSGASLVAILTFNGGFLPLPVWAEDESNGQEDDEKGVVGAIKSLFDPNEKIKSGKVLPKAYLNSAREVVKTLRESLKEDPKDIAKFRRTADAAKESIREYLSSWRGKQTVVSEESYAMLEKAIRSLASFYSKAGPSAALPEEVKSEILDDLNTAEEFL; this is encoded by the exons ATGGCTGTCTTTCTTGCAATGAAGATATGCTCCCCAATGATTCCTAAACCAATTGAGAAAAACTCATATATTCATGAAT ATAAACTGAAATCCAGGTGTCACATTGTGCTACCTTCACAAGAATCTCCATCCAGTCGGCGCCATGTTTTAGTAGGTAGTGGTGCTTCACTGGTGGCCATTCTAACTTTCAATGGTGGCTTTTTGCCATTGCCAGTATGGGCTGAAGATGAGTCAAATGGCCAAGAAGATGATGAAAAAGGTGTTGTTGGGGCCATTAAATCATTGTTTGATCctaatgagaaaataaaatcaggAAAAGTGTTGCCAAAGGCTTACTTGAATTCAGCAAGGGAGGTTGTGAAGACACTACGAGAGTCATTAAAGGAAGACCCTAAGGATATTGCTAAATTTAGACGAACTGCAGACGCAGCAAAGGAGTCAATCCGAGAGTATTTGAGCAGTTGGAGAGGGAAGCAGACAGTAGTCAGTGAG GAATCGTATGCTATGCTAGAGAAAGCAATCAGGTCTTTAGCCAGCTTCTACTCAAAGGCAGGCCCATCTGCTGCACTCCCAGAAGAGGTCAAGTCTGAAATATTGGATGATTTAAACACAGCTGAAGAATTTTTGTAG
- the LOC100264953 gene encoding imidazoleglycerol-phosphate dehydratase 1, chloroplastic isoform X2: MELSAPSALLSYCSSSQGLQPLKVRDRVSYRTLAATRLKETSLLSRLKETNFLSTPPLMDPLRVVSCASSVDENGSPIMSSSIRTGRIGEVKRVTKETNVMVSMNLDGSGVAQNDTGIPFLDHMLDQLATHGLFDVCVKATGDTHIDDHHTNEDVALALGTSLLRAIGSKEGIYRFGDFSAPLDEALIHVSLDLSGRPHLSYDLHIPTERVGTYDTQISGMIAWIMKSNVEN, from the exons ATGGAGCTTTCTGCGCCCTCAGCCCTTCTGAGCTACTGTTCTTCGTCACAGGGCCTACAACCACTGAAAGTTAGGGACAGGGTTTCATACCGAACTCTCGCTGCCACACGCTTGAAAGAGACCAGTCTTCTCTCACGCTTGAAAGAGACCAATTTTCTCTCTACACCTCCTCTAATGGATCCCCTGAGGGTAGTCTCTTGCGCGTCATCGGTCGATGAGAATGGCTCTCCGATAATGTCTTCCTCCATCCGCACAG GTCGAATTGGAGAGGTGAAAAGGGTTACTAAAGAAACCAATGTAATGGTCTCAATGAACTTGGATGGTTCAGGCGTTGCTCAAAATGATACTGGAATCCCCTTTCTCGATCATATGTTAGAT cAACTTGCCACGCATGGGCTGTTTGACGTTTGTGTGAAAGCGACCGGTGACACACACATTGATGATCATCATACAAATGAAGATGTTGCACTTGCGCTCGGAACG AGTTTGCTGCGTGCAATTGGTTCAAAGGAAGGCATTTATCGGTTTGGTGACTTTTCAGCTCCTTTAGATGAAGCACTAATTCACGTTTCGCTG GATTTATCTGGACGTCCACATTTAAGCTATGATTTACATATCCCCACTGAGAGAGTTGGAACATATGACACTCAG ATCTCAGGAATGATCGCTTGGATAATGAAGTCCAATGTGGAGAACTGA